AGGTGACGAGGACACCGTGAATTTTTGAAAATGATAAGTACCAAACGTTCGGTACGGGCACATGGCAACCCGCcctaacgtttttcatggcaacttTAGGCCCCGTTCGGAAGTTCTTTGGCTTCCCAAACTGGCCAGCTTCTAGACCTGCCAGCCAAGCCAGCTTCACACGGGAGCGGCAAACCGTTCGGCAGCAGCGGCAACCTCTGCTCCGTCAGCATGGGCCAGAGAGGAGAGGCACGGGCTTGTCTGATACTGGAGGCGTGAGGTCACTGATTTGCCCAGGCGTGTTTTATCTAATCGAAACGGTACGCAAGTCACTTCAGAATGGCATTCTAGTGTAAATTCATTCAACTCATTCTTCGTCGTTTGGAGGAGCTACACTTTCGTTGCTCCACGAAATTGCATTGCGGGAGGGCTGGGCTTCCCAACGCTGGCTTTGCGGAGCTGAGCCGTTCGGCATCGCTCCACACACGGAGCTGGTGAAGCGTGAAGCCAGAGAGGATCTGAACGGGCCATAAGTTGACGAGAGGATGGCAAGTTAGGGGGAAGTTCCTGAAGCACGCAAGTTATCATGCCTGCCTGGCAATTAATGTTGTCATCCTCACGTCAATAAACTTGCCTTCGAAAGCCGTTCGGAGCCTGCATGCAATGGGGTAGCTAAAAGTAAACTGAAGGGTGTGCACACTTAGGAAAATTCTACTTAATTCAAGTGCCATACAACATTTGACAACAAAAAAGCACACACTCGAAATCTGCAAAGTATAACATGATAAAGAAAAAATTTCTCAGAATTCTAGCTACGCCACTGCTGGCACGTGCTCgtaccgtacgtttggtacttataTGAGATTCTTAATTTTTTTTTAACGCCAACGTGTATGGCGTGGCCCAGCATTGCAGATGATGACTGGGTAAATTTTGTCTTGTTATAACTCTCACGTGGCACGCACGCAGCAAGGCGACGACGCACTTGACACGCTGCTgccgggaagaagaagaaggggaaggggGATGGCTGCCGACGCAGCCTACGCGAAGCGGGTGCTGCTCGCCTGCAACGGCGGCGCCGACGCCGTCTCGCGGGGGCTCGCCGTCGGCCTCGCCAGGCACGGATGCAGGTACTCCCTCTCACCTCGCCGCCGTTCCCCTTCTcctcccctcttcttcttcctgttGCTCGGTTCTGAATCTACGCGCGCGCGCGTACAGGCTGGTCCTGGTTGGCGACGAGGGCGCCCTGGCCGCGACGGCGGAGGAGGCGCGGCGCTGTGCAGGTGGTGGAGAGGGTGCCGTCGCGGTGGTGGGGCTCGACTTCGCGGCCTGCGACGAGGCGGCCGTCGGCGCCGCGGTGGACGCGGCGTGGCGCTGCTTCGGGGACGGCGGGCTCCACGCCTTGGTCAACTGTTGCTCCTACGAGGGTATGCACATACTACTGACAGATACTGTGATACACATGCCCAATTTTCAGTCTGACTGAATTATACACACGCCCAAGCCCAGCTGATCACTATCATCCTAATTGAGCTTCAGAACTTCAGATCTTCTCTCACTCTTCTAGTCAGCTTATATTCCACTAATTTCATCCGTGGACCTCTTCCAACCATGAAATGTGTGATTGACTGTATGAGCAGGGGAAGTGCAAGACTGCCTCAGCGTAACTGAAGATGAGTACAACAAGACCATGAAAGTCAATGTAATCACACCTTGGCTCCTGATAAAGGCCACGGCGATGCGGTTCCGGGATGCGCAGTCGGGCGGCTCCGTGGTGTGCTTGACCCAGATCATCGGCGCCGAGAGAGGATTGTATCCGGGGGCGGCGGCATACGGCACAAGTTTGGGCGCCGTTCACCAGCTCGTCAGAGTAAGCCTTCCTTCCTGTTGTCCAAGAATCCTGGATGCTCGTAGAAATCCTGAATGCCTACATTGCCATGATGTTCTTTGTGTTTTCAGCTGTCGGCCATGGAGCTCGGCAAGCACAAGATCAGGGTGAACGCCGTCTGCCGCGGCCTGCACCTGGGGGACAAGTTCCCCGTCTCTGTTGGGGAAGAGAAGGCCGAGAAGGCGACCGGGGAGGTGATGCCGCTGCGGCGGTGGCTGGACCCGGACAAGGACCTGGCGTCCACTGTGCTGTACCTGGTCGGCGACGACTCCCGCTTCATGACGGGCACCACCATCTACGTCGACGGCGCGCAGTCCATCGTGCGCCCTCGCATGCGCTCCTTCCTGTAGGTAGGTTTGTCATGCCTGTCCTGGGACTGGTTGGCCATGTCTGGATTTCCACTTTCCATCAGGATGACTCCTGATATGTTGTTGTTGAATAACAGTGGTTTGTGCAAAGAGCGCAAGTGTGATAATTAAGCAGTCTCTGTGAATGCAATAATTAATGGTAGAGTAAAGATCAAAATTGACAAAGAATACCCAGAAGCAACATGAGGGGCAGAGCAGGCCCCTCTTCAGATTAGAAGTTTTTGAAGAACAATCTGCTAAACTTTATTAAAGGAGAGTAATGTTTACAGGGACTCATAAAGGATCATAACCATCGCCGACGTCAAAACAGACTCTTGAAACTGATTGTATGCCTTATAGTTCTGGAACGAGAAATGCAAAGCCCACCACATAAACTTGGAGCAAAACTTCAGGTTTAAGGAACGGGTAATGGTGTAGAGTGAGTCAGCATAGGATGCACAGTTGGTTTGGTCGGTTGGTTCACTCGTCCttctccgccagcgcagccttgcGGCTGCTCCGCTCAGCGAGCACCGACTTGGTCTTCTCCAGCACGCCGAAGAAGATGGACCCACCGATGCCGATCCACAGA
Above is a window of Triticum dicoccoides isolate Atlit2015 ecotype Zavitan chromosome 5B, WEW_v2.0, whole genome shotgun sequence DNA encoding:
- the LOC119312841 gene encoding 4-formylbenzenesulfonate dehydrogenase TsaC1/TsaC2-like, with translation MAADAAYAKRVLLACNGGADAVSRGLAVGLARHGCRLVLVGDEGALAATAEEARRCAGGGEGAVAVVGLDFAACDEAAVGAAVDAAWRCFGDGGLHALVNCCSYEGEVQDCLSVTEDEYNKTMKVNVITPWLLIKATAMRFRDAQSGGSVVCLTQIIGAERGLYPGAAAYGTSLGAVHQLVRLSAMELGKHKIRVNAVCRGLHLGDKFPVSVGEEKAEKATGEVMPLRRWLDPDKDLASTVLYLVGDDSRFMTGTTIYVDGAQSIVRPRMRSFL